The following are encoded together in the Ignisphaera sp. genome:
- a CDS encoding ferredoxin: MAKVTVDKETCIACGVCWALAPDIFELDPATGKTRIRDPYRKSDNEKQSVGEIPDNLVEVAKNAATSCPTGSIKVE, encoded by the coding sequence ATGGCTAAGGTAACGGTAGACAAGGAAACATGTATTGCATGTGGAGTATGTTGGGCATTAGCACCAGACATATTCGAGCTTGATCCAGCAACAGGCAAGACCAGGATTAGAGATCCTTATAGAAAGAGCGACAACGAGAAGCAATCAGTTGGCGAAATACCTGATAACCTAGTTGAAGTAGCTAAGAATGCGGCAACTTCTTGTCCAACGGGATCGATAAAGGTTGAATAA